A single Lolium perenne isolate Kyuss_39 chromosome 6, Kyuss_2.0, whole genome shotgun sequence DNA region contains:
- the LOC127334614 gene encoding glucan endo-1,3-beta-glucosidase 14 — MAAGTQPSSRAASGVVLLLAVLLAEQVLAAEALSIGVNYGQIANNLPSPARVSSLLRSLKISKVKLYDADPRVLHAFLGTGVEFVVGIGNEHVPAMVSPTTAQAWLQQHVAPHLHAGARITCITVGNEVFKGNDTVLQASLLPAMHSVHQALGTLGLQGRVNVTTAHSLDIMGASYPPSAGAFHPGAVSHLRPFLSFLSATRAPFLINCYPFFAYKDDPARVPLDYVLFQPNAGVTDPNTGLNYDNMLYAQVDAVYTAIQAMGHTDIHVKVSETGWPSRGDPDEHGATPEHAGTYIGNLLRRIEMKQGTPLRPAVPIDVYVFALFNENLKPGPASERNYGLFYPDGRPVYNVGLRGYLPPMADSQGTRQVIHLLILIAMASVAFALS, encoded by the exons ATGGCGGCAGGTACACAGCCGTCGTCCAGAGCAGCTTCCGGAGTtgtcctcctcctcgccgtcctcctcGCAG AGCAAGTGCTGGCGGCGGAGGCCTTGTCCATCGGCGTCAACTACGGGCAGATCGCTAACAACCTCCCTTCGCCAGCACGGGTGTCCTCGCTGCTCCGCTCGCTCAAGATCAGCAAGGTGAAGCTCTACGACGCCGACCCCCGCGTCCTGCATGCGTTCCTCGGCACGGGTGTCGAGTTCGTGGTCGGTATCGGCAACGAGCACGTCCCAGCGATGGTGAGCCCCACCACGGCGCAGGCGTGGCTCCAGCAGCACGTGGCGCCGCACCTCCACGCCGGCGCGCGCATCACCTGCATCACCGTCGGCAACGAGGTGTTCAAGGGCAACGACACCGTTCTGCAGGCCAGCCTCCTCCCGGCCATGCACTCCGTGCACCAGGCGCTTGGCACGCTCGGCCTGCAGGGACGCGTGAACGTCACCACCGCGCACTCGCTGGACATCATGGGCGCCTCCTACCCGCCCTCCGCCGGCGCGTTCCACCCGGGTGCCGTCTCGCACCTGCGGCCGTTCCTCAGCTTCCTGTCCGCTACGAGGGCCCCGTTCCTCATCAACTGCTACCCGTTCTTCGCCTACAAGGACGACCCGGCGCGCGTGCCGCTGGACTACGTGCTCTTCCAGCCCAACGCTGGCGTCACCGATCCCAACACCGGGCTCAACTACGACAACATGCTCTACGCGCAGGTGGACGCCGTGTACACCGCCATCCAGGCCATGGGGCACACGGACATCCACGTCAAGGTCTCCGAGACGGGATGGCCGTCCCGGGGCGACCCCGACGAGCACGGCGCCACGCCAGAGCACGCCGGGACCTACATTGGGAACCTCCTGAGGAGGATCGAGATGAAGCAGGGCACACCGTTGAGGCCGGCGGTGCCCATCGACGTCTATGTCTTCGCGCTCTTCAACGAGAACCTCAAGCCTGGGCCTGCGTCGGAGCGCAACTACGGGCTGTTCTACCCCGACGGAAGGCCGGTTTACAACGTTGGCCTGCGCGGCTACCTCCCGCCCATGGCGGATTCACAAGGAACACGGCAG GTGATTCATCTGCTAATCCTTATCGCCATGGCGTCAGTCGCCTTCGCATTGTCATGA
- the LOC127329092 gene encoding uncharacterized protein, protein MDLRQSLEMLRREVMDTSSDEESDETSQLLVSVASLIHKHNGRQMLVYWGSMKGRLANIKRNRVGVHNQLYKYYFDLTDPVYTKVMFRRLYRISMDLFLTNLLGIRDYDPYFQCRHDATGKLDFTSYQKCSSTISMLSYGVSGDIFDEYL, encoded by the coding sequence ATGGACCTCAGACAGTCACTGGAAATGCTCCGCAGGGAAGTCATGGACACGTCGTCGGACGAGGAGTCCGATGAGACGTCGCAACTCTTGGTTTCCGTGGCCTCCCTCATCCACAAGCACAATGGCAGGCAGATGTTGGTGTATTGGGGCTCGATGAAGGGTCGCTTGGCCAACATCAAGCGTAACCGAGTGGGTGTCCACAACCAGCTCTATAAATACTACTTCGACCTCACCGATCCGGTCTACACGAAAGTCATGTTTCGGCGCCTCTATCGGATATCAATGGACCTGTTCTTGACAAATTTGCTGGGCATCAGAGACTAtgacccctacttccaatgcaggcaTGATGCCACTGGTAAGCTAGATTTCACCTCTTACCAGAAGTGTTCCTCAACTATTAGTATGCTTTCCTATGGAGTGTCTGGTGATATCTTTGACGAGTACCTTTGA